A DNA window from Chiroxiphia lanceolata isolate bChiLan1 chromosome 6, bChiLan1.pri, whole genome shotgun sequence contains the following coding sequences:
- the EXOC3L4 gene encoding exocyst complex component 3-like protein 4 isoform X2: MELNPRTMTSEPASPTSSTGEEKMEITSELSSPTSHSRDTGFFERSIRRLSTWKLKQSPNKESGKEDTGTWKGKRLLRSFRSYEKNKTTICDGVEKIGENKEAEPIQGKPLSVMEINELIQKRQLLEAFASIKLLEDETISEQNAEKYKDNPQELLRKSKDVNFLYNSIANAIQSIVEGTLEASTIEETMLTSMVTLIAHEEAAHHNADKIVHPGSDLLGRPRKWREMWREAINESAKKRVLKAPMASKEEDSSWLDLHLNFLQKLLREDLLKIKLSVKKCYPEEYQVCDTYVEAFHKAIASHLQHLCQRLLDFNELYTLLNWVANTYHSELFLGHPDLKPEVKTENLSPLLTPADWDKLKNSYIASAKEKIKSYFGNILRLEVTEKWEKEVHSEAKENLYHASLSFDIQTIIGEHMKLSGAISRSLETKMLELCMTELLEFIPRFEKEFEKAWSTAQDSPIFAPCVVAYINSFHDLMSGLETEFKVNTEELQKILAALTRNFTNIFLTKLKTKAQPFLKKILTKDWILDTGRPDSLTSAVSQFSKHLQHMRKPTGQELLREVHKYVVKEYITQVIKHRWRMNRETRQKVSKKMDWEARIFHNTLIDQGSDSHWLVPAIHHIAKIIKEKKKDKIKVYVKKLCQNYPDIRYTKRQMPELLGSIPSSSSHCW, from the exons atggAGTTAAATCCAAGGACCATGACCTCAGAACCAGCCTCTCCAACGAGCAGTACCGGGGAGGAAAAGATGGAGATTACTTCTGAACTGAGCAGCCCAACTTcacacagcagggacactgGGTTCTTTGAAAGAAGTATTAGAAGGTTAAGCACCTGGAAATTGAAACAAAGTCCGAACAAAGAGAGTGGAAAGGAAGATACTGGcacttggaaaggaaaaagacttTTGCGATCATTTAGGAGCTATGAGAAGAACAAAACCACGATATGTGATGGTGTAGAGAAGATTGGTGAAAATAAAGAAGCAGAGCCCATTCAAGGAAAACCTCTTTCAG TAATGGAAATCAATGAACTTATTCAGAAAAGACAACTCCTGGAAGCATTTGCAAGTATCAAGTTATTGGAAGATGAGACTATCTCTGAACAGAATGCTGAGAAATACAAAGATAACCCACAGGAGCTTTTACGGAAATCCAAGGATGTGAATTTCCTTTATAACTCCATCGCAAATGCTATCCAGTCCATAGTGGAGGGAACGCTAGAAGCTTCCACTATAGAGGAAACCATGCTGACTTCCATGGTGACTTTAATTGCCCATGAAGAAGCAGCTCATCACAACGCAGACAAAATTGTTCATCCTGGGTCAGACTTGCTTGGCAGGCCCAGAAAGTGGAGGGAGATGTGGAGGGAAGCAATCAACGAGAGTGCTAAAAAAAGAGTCCTGAAGGCACCCATGGCATCAAAGGAAGAAGATAGTTCTTGGCTTGATCTCCACTTAAATTTCCTCCAGAAACTCCTGAGGGAAGATTTATTGAAAATCAAGTTATCAGTAAAAAAGTGCTATCCCGAGGAGTACCAGGTGTGTGACACATATGTGGAGGCTTTTCATAAGGCCATTGCCTCACATTTGCAACACCTCTGCCAGAGACTGCTGGATTTCAATGAGCTCTACACCTTGCTCAACTGGGTGGCCAACACCTACCACAG TGAACTCTTTCTGGGTCACCCTGATCTCAAACCAGAGGTTAAGACAGAAAACCTGTCCCCGCTGTTAACACCAGCTGACTGGGATAAATTGAAAAACAGCTACATTGCTTCTGCAAAG GAGAAAATCAAAAGTTATTTTGGAAACATCCTGAGACTAGAGGTCACAGAGAAGTGGGAGAAGGAAGTTCATTCAGAAGCGAAGGAAAACCTCTACCACGCCTCGCTCTCCTTTGATATTCAAACG ATCATCGGGGAGCACATGAAGTTATCTGGAGCTATCAGCAGAAGCctggaaacaaaaatgcttGAGCTGTGCATGACAGAGCTGCTTGAATTCATACCAAG GTTTGAGAAGGAGTTTGAGAAGGCTTGGAGCACTGCCCAGGACAGCCCCATCTTTGCACCCTGTGTTGTTGCCTACATCAACAGCTTCCACGACCTAAT gtCAGGGTTAGAAACAGAGTTTAAAGTCAACACTGAGGAACTGCAGAAGATTTTGGCAGCTCTGACAAGGaacttcacaaatatttttctaacgaaattaaaaacaaaagcacag CCATTCCTTAAGAAAATCCTGACCAAGGACTGGATTTTGGATACAGGAAGGCCGGACTCACTGACGTCAGCAGTCTCACAGTTCTCCAAGCACCTGCAGCACATGAGGAAGCCCACGGGTCAG GAGCTTCTACGTGAAGTTCATAAATATGTGGTAAAGGAATATATCACACAGGTCATCAAACACAGATGGAGAATGAACAGGGAGACACGGCAAAAAGTGAGCAAAAAGATGGACTGGGAAGCCAGAATCTTTCATAATACTCTCATTGATCAG